Proteins encoded in a region of the Sugiyamaella lignohabitans strain CBS 10342 chromosome B, complete sequence genome:
- a CDS encoding DNA replication protein Dre4: MSVSKDDTLPTGWTRHLAPSGHFYYYHAESKRSTYERPKSDSQVIASVKNNNSSESTSRIPTGPRTENQNHERTEKPKQSNQKRKRKKDLRSIDPPQVKVAVKDCDPWLIVILKSGRWFVYNPQTNKSFWDVPEDVLRKIEEMDRDDLILLVARARGLTLSTDSAAPKFEEQGRLEAGTEEGNANSAPDNTVIEDVSDDEGVESDRENDDDNIDLNDENSLEEMSNDDDGLGTGFELDWDNIEDDLKNDDSTGNADLTNQERLSIFYSLLEDFSINPFGVWEVELNKVLDDDRYDILESNSARSDAFDKWAALKIREQKLQHEELSTKTQDSTEDIIKKMVEDSPVGRFLSLVRRKYKEKYFYVDFKRKYRNEALFDIPELTDKDKEKIYREYASYKKKPQNDQITLVKEFLSSKIKHSSDLSKLTDTLFNDVRFYIVPDDQISKLVDETLLKLQTQKTSSSDRSIQDRQNKILAEKAKQQRQLSYERRKLEEEVEKLDEAKYSLKRNLSTVLGGK; the protein is encoded by the coding sequence ATGTCAGTTTCGAAAGATGATACTTTACCCACTGGGTGGACCCGGCATCTTGCGCCATCAGGGCACTTTTACTACTATCACGCTGAATCTAAGAGGTCAACTTATGAACGACCCAAGTCTGATTCGCAAGTTATAGCATCCGTTAAGAATAACAATTCTTCTGAAAGCACCAGTCGGATACCAACAGGGCCACGGACAGAGAACCAAAATCATGAAAGGACGGAGAAACCAAAGCAATCTAATCAAAAACGAAAGCGAAAAAAGGATCTGAGAAGTATTGATCCCCCACAAGTCAAGGTTGCAGTCAAGGACTGTGATCCGTGGTTGATAGTCATTCTCAAGTCAGGAAGATGGTTTGTGTACAACCCTCAGACAAACAAGTCATTTTGGGATGTTCCTGAAGATGTTCTGAGGAAAATAGAGGAGATGGATAGAGATGACTTGATACTTCTTGTTGCCAGAGCGAGAGGACTCACTCTTAGTACTGATAGTGCAGCTCCTAAATTCGAAGAACAGGGACGATTGGAGGCTGGAACCGAAGAAGGCAATGCAAACTCAGCTCCTGATAACACCGTCATAGAAGATGTCAGTGACGATGAAGGGGTAGAGAGCGACCGggaaaatgatgatgataatattGATCTGAACGACGAAAATAGCTTAGAAGAAATGAgcaatgatgatgatggccTGGGAACAGGGTTTGAATTAGACTGGGATaatattgaagatgatttgaaaaatgaCGATAGTACAGGAAATGCTGACTTGACAAATCAGGAAAGACTGTCGATATTTTATAGCCTATTGGAAGATTTCTCCATCAATCCTTTCGGAGTTTGGGAGGTAGAGCTCAACAAAGTTTTAGATGATGACCGTTATGATATCTTGGAAAGTAATTCAGCAAGATCAGATGCCTTCGATAAATGGGCTGCACTAAAAATTAGGGAGCAGAAGCTTCAGCATGAAGAGTTGTCTACAAAAACTCAAGATTCTACAGAggatatcatcaaaaagATGGTTGAAGATTCGCCTGTCGGTAGATTTTTAAGTCTCGTACGTCGAAAATacaaagaaaaatatttctaTGTTGATTTTAAGCGGAAGTATCGCAATGAAGCTTTGTTCGATATTCCAGAGTTGACAGATAAAGATAAAGAGAAAATCTACCGAGAGTATGCTTCTTATAAGAAGAAACCTCAAAATGACCAGATCACTCTTGTCAAAGAGTTCCTCAGTTCGAAGATTAAACACAGCAGCGACTTGTCTAAACTTACCGATACTTTATTCAACGACGTTCGATTTTATATTGTTCCTGATGACCAAATTAGTAAGCTAGTTGATGAAACGCTCTTGAAATTACAGACCCAGAAAACTTCCAGTTCAGATAGGAGTATACAAGATCGCCAAAATAAGATTCTCGCGGAGAAAGCCAaacagcagcggcagcttTCGTATGAAAGGCGCAagttggaagaagaagtagaaaaGCTGGACGAGGCAAAATATAGTCTCAAGAGAAATCTATCTACAGTTTTGGGTGGGAAGTAG